The Microbacterium natoriense genomic interval TATCATCCGTGCCATGAAGCCGTCGAGCTGAGCGTTTCCCGCGTACGAGAGGTTCTGCAGGTTCCAGCCCAGGCGGATCGCAGCCGCAACAGGCCAGGTGCGAGTCGCGGTGAGCGCGTTCATCCCATGACTGATCGAGCTGCCGTAGTGGGTCCAGCGAATTCCCTGGGCCTGTGCGGGTGTGATGTTCTCTGTCGCCTGCAGCGAGATCAACCTGATTCGTGCGTTGTGAGGAAGGAAGATCTCCACAGGACCGTTGCCCGCCGTCGAGATGTCAATCGTCTCCGGCTCACGAAGCTGCGTCTCGACGATCTGCGTATCGGCGCCGAAGAAGATCACGCTGGGAGCCGAGAGGGGGGCGAGGATCTCGGTGCCGTCCTGTCGCACGGCGAGAGTGACGGGTGTCGGCTCGGTTCCGACGAGTGCGGCCGTCGTAGCTGCAGCAGTGAGAGTCACGAAAGACGAGTCCGTCTCGAAGCGAACGATCACACCCGCGGGGCATGCCTCGGCGAGACTGAAAAGCGGATCTTCAAACTGCGCACGCGCCCAGGCAGGCACGCGATGCGCTTCCACGCCGCCAGCCGTATGCGCTTCGAGGCTCGCTGCGCCGTGGACCAGCGCCTCCCATTCGACTCCCGATACGATCACACTCTTTGTCCGTTCTCCGCGCGCGTCAGGCTGGGCCTCACCGGAATCGTTCCCGGTCTGCTTTGGCAGTGTAGCGCCAGAATTGGCGAAAGTGGCACTAGTGCCACTAATGTTCGAAAAGCGTTCACTGATCCGGCCCGTGTTGGCCGCCGAACCACCGGCATCGGACAGGCGTCGAGTCGGGGGGATGAACGCATCGAGTATTCGCGTGCACTGTCGGACGTCGGAATCGGCATCCAGCCAGGACATCGTAGAAAGGACTTGGCGATGCAATGGTTCTCACCCACGTTGGCCACCCAGCTGGCGACGCTTGCGCTCGCTTTCGTGCTGTGCACGATCATCGGCTATGAGCGGCAGCGGCGCCAGAAGAGCGCGGGACTACGCACTCACGCGCTGGTCGGTATGGGGTCGGCGCTGTTCACCATCGTGTCGGCGTACGGGTTCGACCCTGCCTTGAACGCAGACGGGCGGCTGGATCCCTCCCGCATCGCGGCGCAGATCGTCTCGGGAATCGGCTTCCTCGGTGGTGGAGTGATCTTCGTCAAGCGGGGTTCGGTCAGTGGGTTGACCACCGCCGCCTCCATCTGGATCAGCGCGGCGGTGGGGATGGCGTGCGGGGCGGGAATGCCGACGGTCGCCATCTTCGCGACCGTGCTCGATCTGCTGGCGATGTACGTGCTCACCATCTGGGGCCGGCGTGTTTCGCTGGCTCGCGACGACGAGGGCATCGTTGCCGTCGTGTATCGGGGCGGACGGGGCATCCTTCGTGTCCTGTTGGAACAGGCGGCGGCGTCGGGCTACGACGTACGACTGGAGAGCTCTCAGGACGTCACGAAGTCGGACGGGAAGCCGCGCGTCGAGGTGCGCATTCGCGTCGTAGGCAGAGGGAAGTCAATCGAGCCGCTCCTCGAGCGCATCATGGGTATGCGGGGTGTGGCGTCCGTGCGCACCGTCGCAGAAGAAGATTAGGCCTTCTTGTCGTCGAAACTGCGCTCAAGCGCGCGTACGGCCTCGCGCCACGGGCTCGCGTCGAGCGACAGATTGAGAGTCTCGCCGCTCTCGAGGTGTTCGATCGTCATGATCTGCAGGAGGCCGCCGACGAGTTCCGGCAGATAAGGCACAGCTGCGTGCTCCGGATGCTGGCGTACGACGTCCGTCACCATCTGTGCGACGAGCGCAACCTGAAGGCGGTAGAACTCGGCCACCGACGGCTCGTGCAAGAGCTCTGCGCGAATCTTGCGTCTGCGGAGCGTCGCTTCGTCCGGAGTCCGCGACGTGCGCGCGCTGCGATTCTCGAGTGCCATGAATAGTGCGCGCACCGGCGGTGTTCCCGACTCGAGCAGTGGTTCCATGTCGGCCCCGAGGTGGGGAAGAACGCCACCATCGAACAGCACGGCTTCTTTGCAGAGGAAGTAACGGAAGAAGGTGCGACGCCCGACCGAGGCGAGGGCGGTGATGTCATCGATGGTGGTGCCATGAAATCCCCGCGTCTCGAACAGATCCAGCGCGGCGCGCCGGATCTCCTCACGCGTGCGGTCCTTCTGTTCGGCACGCGTGGGTCGGCTCTTCGTCTTGGCATTCGTCTTCATGAGCTTGTTCCGTTCGTAAGTGTATCGATATGGATACACCAGGTAGCGAAAGTGGCACTAGTGCCACTAGTGTTCAGATTGCGTTCATCGAATGGAAAGTGGCACCGGTGCCATCATTCACCTTACGTCGACAATGTCGTTGATGTGGCCGCCCGGCCACCGGATCAGAAGGACACCCCATGCCTCGCAGAGTGACCCGCGCTCTCATCGCAGCCACCGTCATCGGTGTGCTCGCACTCACAGCATGCAGCACCCCAGCCAGCCCCGGAACGGGTTCGGGCGATGCTGGCACACCCACAAAGGGAGGTGAGCTCGTCGTCGGCCTTGACCGAGAGCTTCCCTCCCTCGACCCACTGGCAGGCACGATTTCCGCTGCCCCCGCTTTGATGCTCGCGGAGGCGCTGTACCCGCCTCTGATGATCGCGGGCGAAGCGGGAACGGTCGCTCCCGGGCTGGCCGAGTCGTTCACTCCCGACGACACGGCGAAGACCTGGACCCTCAAGATCCCCGCCGACCTGACGTTCTCCGACGGGTCTCCTCTCACCACTGAGTCGATTCAGGCCCACGTCAAACGGCTCTCCGACCCGGCGAACGGTTCATCGGCGGCAGGCCAGGCGCGACAGATCGCCGGCATGGAGATCGTCGACGATACGACGATGGTGTTCACCCTCGCGATCGCCAACGCAGACTTCGCATCCCTCTTTCAGCGCTCGCTCGGCATGAT includes:
- a CDS encoding SGNH/GDSL hydrolase family protein translates to MSWLDADSDVRQCTRILDAFIPPTRRLSDAGGSAANTGRISERFSNISGTSATFANSGATLPKQTGNDSGEAQPDARGERTKSVIVSGVEWEALVHGAASLEAHTAGGVEAHRVPAWARAQFEDPLFSLAEACPAGVIVRFETDSSFVTLTAAATTAALVGTEPTPVTLAVRQDGTEILAPLSAPSVIFFGADTQIVETQLREPETIDISTAGNGPVEIFLPHNARIRLISLQATENITPAQAQGIRWTHYGSSISHGMNALTATRTWPVAAAIRLGWNLQNLSYAGNAQLDGFMARMIRDSPADLITLKVGINLINSDSMRERTFRPAVHAFLDTIREGQPTTPIVLITAVACPIHEDSPGPVTRDPEGMARAANRTVERDTGALTLSRTREILEQVTVSRDDDRLHLLDGRELFGIDDVDMLYDRLHPDQNGLDLIAQRFADKACTLAEEWGSTLTTPAPNSERPA
- a CDS encoding MgtC/SapB family protein; this encodes MQWFSPTLATQLATLALAFVLCTIIGYERQRRQKSAGLRTHALVGMGSALFTIVSAYGFDPALNADGRLDPSRIAAQIVSGIGFLGGGVIFVKRGSVSGLTTAASIWISAAVGMACGAGMPTVAIFATVLDLLAMYVLTIWGRRVSLARDDEGIVAVVYRGGRGILRVLLEQAAASGYDVRLESSQDVTKSDGKPRVEVRIRVVGRGKSIEPLLERIMGMRGVASVRTVAEED
- a CDS encoding TetR family transcriptional regulator, whose product is MKTNAKTKSRPTRAEQKDRTREEIRRAALDLFETRGFHGTTIDDITALASVGRRTFFRYFLCKEAVLFDGGVLPHLGADMEPLLESGTPPVRALFMALENRSARTSRTPDEATLRRRKIRAELLHEPSVAEFYRLQVALVAQMVTDVVRQHPEHAAVPYLPELVGGLLQIMTIEHLESGETLNLSLDASPWREAVRALERSFDDKKA